A region of the Sideroxydans lithotrophicus ES-1 genome:
CCTGCGATAACTGAGCAATGCGATACGTCTATCTTCCAAGAGTTGCTGCCGCCATACGCAAATATATCGCCGTCCGAGTTTATAGCGTCTGCAAAGCGCCGCCCCGATGACGTATTGATTGGAATGGCCGACGAACTCATGGATTATCACTGGCAAGTACGTGATGCACAAATCCACTCCAAACCTACTGACCTTGATATTGAAATCATTCAAGAAAGGCATCATGCGATCAACTGGGTCATTGGATATGATGGCGCTCCATGGGATGACGTTACTACCGACACATAACTATGAAACACTTTCTCTTCATATGTAGCCAGAACAGATTGCGGAGCCCTACGGCTGAGCAGGTTTTCTCTGATACTCCGGGAATCGAATGCTCGTCTGCAGGACTCAATAATGATGCGGAAAATCCAGTTACAGGCGAACTTATAGAATGGGCTGACTTGATCTTTGTAATGGAAAAGGCGCATCGCAACAAGTTATCATCAAAATTCAAGAACCATCTGGGACGCAAACGCGTCATTTGCCTGGATATTCCCGACGAATATGAGTTCATGGATCCGATGCTCGTCCGTTTGCTTAAGGCAAAAATCACGCGTTTCCTCCCTGTGAATCATGCTCAAGGTTAAGTGTACTAAGTGCGGTGGCATAGTTCACTCTCAAATAATAGATAGGTAGCATTCATGACAGATGATTGGGATTTTTACTTTTTGAACGTCGACAACAAACCCGCTTCGATGTTTGTTGATTTGGGTGCGCATAGGTTGGCGCCTTATTCAGACTTATCGCACATGGCCTACATACGGTTAGAAATGAAGTCGCCACGAGATGACGGCTTGTCTAGCCAAGAAGAGTATGACTCGCTATTGTCTATTGAAAAGGCAATTGAAGCTCACCTAGTCGATGATGAGGCTGACTACCTTGGTCGCTGTACTACTAATTCATGCCGGGACTTCTTCTTCTATATTGCGCAGCCGCAAAATTGGGCCGAAAGAGTCGCTAATTGCATGCGAGCATTCCCGACCTACCGGTACGAGGTAGGAAACAGAGAAGACGCCGGTTGGTCAACTTACTTCTCATACCTTTACCCAAGCCCTTCTAATCGTCAAACTATCGAGAATCGTCGCGTTTGTGAAGCACTAGAACGTAACGGCGACAAATTGCGCCAGTCTCGAGAGATTGACCACTGGTCGAGCTTCTCAGAAGCCGCCGGCAGACACGCCTTTGTCGTCGAAGCAATGCAACTTGGATTTGCGGTACGTTCACTTTCAGAGCTGGATAAAGGAAATACCCGATATGTCGCCCAACTGTGGAGGACAGATATTCCGGCGCTTAATACCATTGATGACGTGACTCTTCCACTCTTTAACCTCGCATACAAACATGGGGGCGAATACGATGGTTGGGAATCAATCGTTGTCACCTAAGAAGTCAGCCACACAAATCTGAGGAAGCAGGAACTTGCAGAACTGTGGGATGAGGTAAAGAACGAACAGAATCATTCGCATAAACTGTCCGCTTTAGGGAAGTCGCTATGTCCGTTACGGTAAAGTAATTCAAGCTCACATATTCCCAGCAGATTGAAGGTCTGCTGCCCGCAGCAACGGTCGCTCAGAGGTTACACCTTGTAGGTCGGCAGTGGGTCGAATGCCGGATGTCGCGTGAGACCGCTATCTGGAGCGCTGATTTTTTCGATGCTCCAGTGACTGCTTCCAGGCGGGCAAAATGGGAACATGAAATACCGCATCGTGCCAAGAACGGAACTTCAGCGATGCGCGACGACCTTCCACTTTTCGGCATAGCGGACTACGGCAATCTACCGAGATACATGTTGGTTCGAGCAGTATGGATGTCCGCTCCCGATTTC
Encoded here:
- a CDS encoding DUF4272 domain-containing protein, with the protein product MITSELDNCPPDEVREASEIARRALALFGVVGLGLGAPHSEIYSWLREENLWDELSPSELAYVSAKEPTRKQSIDATWKSEALAVLLWSLEKTEYLPAITEQCDTSIFQELLPPYANISPSEFIASAKRRPDDVLIGMADELMDYHWQVRDAQIHSKPTDLDIEIIQERHHAINWVIGYDGAPWDDVTTDT
- a CDS encoding low molecular weight protein tyrosine phosphatase family protein translates to MKHFLFICSQNRLRSPTAEQVFSDTPGIECSSAGLNNDAENPVTGELIEWADLIFVMEKAHRNKLSSKFKNHLGRKRVICLDIPDEYEFMDPMLVRLLKAKITRFLPVNHAQG
- a CDS encoding DUF695 domain-containing protein; translation: MTDDWDFYFLNVDNKPASMFVDLGAHRLAPYSDLSHMAYIRLEMKSPRDDGLSSQEEYDSLLSIEKAIEAHLVDDEADYLGRCTTNSCRDFFFYIAQPQNWAERVANCMRAFPTYRYEVGNREDAGWSTYFSYLYPSPSNRQTIENRRVCEALERNGDKLRQSREIDHWSSFSEAAGRHAFVVEAMQLGFAVRSLSELDKGNTRYVAQLWRTDIPALNTIDDVTLPLFNLAYKHGGEYDGWESIVVT